In the Glycine max cultivar Williams 82 chromosome 6, Glycine_max_v4.0, whole genome shotgun sequence genome, AGGCATCGCTGGTGTTGCGCAACTCAAGCAACTCTACAAGGATAAGGTCTCTCTCTCTGTTCTGTTTAGATGACTAGGATAAACATTTACTAGGAAACAATTATAAATGATTCCTAAGAATGTTATATTAATCTGTATGTTCTGTTTGGGTCATGTGCTGTAGTTCTTTGGAAAATCTAGTGACAAGATGGTTGAGTATCTACAGAGTTCCGTTGGAATAATCCACAAGAACCATGCTGAAAGTATAACTACTTTCATTAAAAAGAGTGTTGACGACGACGAGGAGAAGTTGGAAGACAATTCCTCCTCCTCTGTGCAGAAGAAGCGCTTAACATTCTGTGTTGAGGGTAATATCAGTGTTGGCAAGACTACTTTCCTTCAGAGAATAGCAAACGAAACAATTGAATTGCGTGATCTTGTTGAGGTGGTTCCTGAACCCATTAGCAAGTGGCAGGATGTTGGACCTGATCACTTCAACATTTTGGATGCTTTTTACGCCGAACCGCAAAGGTATGCCTACACCTTCCAGAACTATGTGTTTGTCACAAGGGTCATGCAGGAAAGAGAGTCATCTGTTGGAATCAAGCCTCTTCGTTTGATGGAGAGGAGCGTTTTCAGTGACAGGATGGTGAGTGTTCTGTTCGCCCCTTTCGTATTAATCTTGTTTCTTTCCTTTGATTATGAAGGGAATCCTTTTTTCTTAAGAGTATAAAGGCTTATGCTCTTTTATCTCACTGTTCGATGAAGGTTTTTGTACGAGCTGTCCATGAAGCTAactggatgaatgggatggagATCAGTATCTATGACTCGTGGTTTGATCCTGTAGTATCCTCCTTGCCTGGACTTATTCCTGATGGTTTTATCTATCTTAGGGCAAGTCCTGATACTTGCCATAAGAGAATGATGTTAAGAAAAAGAGCAGAAGAAGGTGGAGTCAGCCTTGACTATCTCCGTGACCTTCATGAAAAGCACGAAAGCTGGTTATTTCCCTCCCAAAGTGGTAACCATGGAGTATTATCAGTCAATCAGCTGCCTCATCATATTGACAACTCTTTACACCCTGATATAAGAGACCGTGTTTTTTATCTGGAGGGTGGTCACATGCATTCAAGCATTCAGAAGGTACAATATTTGGAAGTCCCATGTCcgaatttattatttgttatggTATTGACTTAACCATTTTAACTATAAACAGGTTCCTGCTTTGGTTTTGGACTGTGAACCCAATATTGATTTCAGCAAGGATATTGAAGCGAAGAGGCAGTAAGATAACTATCTTTTACTCagatatttgtttaaatttgctTACCGTGGACTTAAAATTTTGTTCTGTCCAACATTTTTTGCCTCTGTTTCTATATTATGACTCCTAACTGTCCTGAGAAGTCTTATTATGTTAGGATTGAAGCAAAGGTTAATGTCTCCTCATACAGCCTAATAAAGTATTGGTTTTATTTTACATGCTTCCaactttaaaatattgaatatgCTGCTAGTTTGTTAAGGTCTTTGGCAAAGTTTATAAATGGGTTTAAATGTTCACAAGCTCGTGCACAGAATTAGAAAAGTGAGCTATATGTTGAGCAATTTGTCTTAAACTGAGTCATTTTTCTGATGTTAGGCATAGTCCCCAAACCTTATCCTGATGGCCATAGCCTCATTTATTACATCCAggtgttttatatatatgagtGATTGGTGTGTATGAATCATTGTCCAACATAATCCTGAGAAACAAATGTAGCATGTGTGGAGAAGTACCAAGGTTAAAGGGGTGTTCATAGATGGAATGGAATCCAAGAGTGTATTGGTGTGATGCTAATGGGTGCCTTAGTTTTGCAAGGATATGTTTTATGTAACATGAGACCAAATGTGAATAGTAAGTACTTCAAAGTATAGCTAAATAATACAGTTAGAGAGCCATTACACTACAGGACTACATGAATTTGCATCCaagcaaaattacaaaaatgaattaccattaatataaattaagttaTCAGTTACTTCAAATCCCACAAGAAAGCTTCTAAAACATAGGGgacttagagtgtgtttgggtAACTGTTCAATTAAGCACGACTTGTTGAATAAGGTCTAGTTTGGATTAACTTATTCAAAAAcacttataaaagaagaaatacagaggtaaaattaatcaaacttataagttaaaatcaacctATGCACTTCAGCTTTTGGAGAAATTAGCCAAGAGAGCTTCTAAA is a window encoding:
- the LOC100789564 gene encoding uncharacterized protein; translated protein: MQKLLRPSSSPVAILSISVTVATPFLSLPPKVSNLVPMSAAFTSSSLNPQLSYSRYLALSTNTCSVCRCLSLTHSHTRNNNKTLLLLNPSRNLSLHSASEGSFITQHDPVEDAKEKKPFNFRLNRRQKGSSSSSPAPSNPDLLAIPGVGPRNFRKLVQKGIAGVAQLKQLYKDKFFGKSSDKMVEYLQSSVGIIHKNHAESITTFIKKSVDDDEEKLEDNSSSSVQKKRLTFCVEGNISVGKTTFLQRIANETIELRDLVEVVPEPISKWQDVGPDHFNILDAFYAEPQRYAYTFQNYVFVTRVMQERESSVGIKPLRLMERSVFSDRMVFVRAVHEANWMNGMEISIYDSWFDPVVSSLPGLIPDGFIYLRASPDTCHKRMMLRKRAEEGGVSLDYLRDLHEKHESWLFPSQSGNHGVLSVNQLPHHIDNSLHPDIRDRVFYLEGGHMHSSIQKVPALVLDCEPNIDFSKDIEAKRQYARQVAEFFEFVKKRNEVSSKEGSSQAQPQVLLPHEGGLWLPDGKPFPQEALKSLDFRRAASFMSG